In Rhodothermales bacterium, one DNA window encodes the following:
- a CDS encoding PKD domain-containing protein — MAHCLACFPTRFVAGLVLLLSGCTAPSTVAQPLVPPTVEVCAAEPVLAVVGEPVDFIAAVGGKVDTASWDFGDGTTAAVRDTTHTYAEPGVYGAAFTAANAAGRTACTATVVVDAPYCLDIVELNSVYFGRNSSRIDDGMADPNTEARLAENLELILSCPSMAIEIGGVAQARERRPRTLAEERAQAVGAYYIKGGARPEQIRIIEGTITTSDPDESGPIVRTRRADSFPRPAQR, encoded by the coding sequence ATGGCTCACTGCCTAGCTTGTTTCCCCACCCGCTTCGTGGCCGGCCTCGTGCTCCTGCTCTCCGGGTGCACCGCCCCTTCGACCGTCGCGCAACCCCTCGTGCCACCGACGGTTGAGGTGTGTGCAGCAGAGCCGGTCCTTGCGGTCGTCGGTGAGCCCGTCGACTTCATCGCTGCGGTGGGGGGCAAAGTGGACACCGCGTCGTGGGACTTCGGGGATGGGACGACGGCGGCCGTACGCGACACGACGCACACGTACGCAGAGCCGGGGGTTTATGGCGCGGCGTTCACCGCCGCGAATGCCGCCGGACGCACAGCCTGCACCGCCACGGTTGTCGTTGACGCGCCGTACTGCCTCGACATCGTCGAGCTGAACAGCGTGTATTTCGGACGCAACAGCAGCCGGATCGATGATGGAATGGCGGACCCGAACACCGAAGCCCGACTCGCCGAGAATCTCGAGCTGATCCTCTCCTGCCCGAGCATGGCGATCGAGATCGGAGGCGTGGCGCAGGCTCGGGAGCGCCGCCCCCGCACCCTCGCCGAGGAGCGGGCGCAAGCGGTCGGCGCGTATTACATCAAGGGCGGAGCCCGACCGGAGCAGATCCGCATCATCGAAGGGACCATAACCACGTCGGATCCGGACGAATCAGGGCCGATCGTCCGAACACGCCGCGCTGACTCGTTCCCCCGCCCTGCCCAACGCTGA
- a CDS encoding CHAT domain-containing protein → MADYKDFRLSIVRRGDEVWVTSSSPASGESEARLRLPDDLDAYQLTALLAAEHGGTARGTGDAEPRVERRIAINAGSSPSEERAERIGSELFETLFPGPIRDAFNRNWGTGRDSGVRIRLQINLNDDDETIQRLAGLPWELLYLDGTRTALGRSPLTPVVRYLNVPRPYTTVPLGGTLRVLLVVANPRDTHALDLTTEKEGIERVLRSLANVEVDVLEHATRDSLRDALDTKPYHVLHYMGHGGFEGGTGVLFLEDDERRAVPLSGELLGGTLSAMPSLRLVFLNACDTGRTNHEAGRDPFGGVAASLVLAGVPAVVAMQVPVSDRAALAFADKFYEQVAHRKPVDAAVSLGRQAIYWEDQTSLEWATPVLFMRAPDGHLFDVEPEPAEPEPVDAAPVPVPAAPPVARPRRGLVWGGAFLGVALLAALAFFLTRNGEPDDVLPDDPPIVEVPAPTPADVADVGLQPPQASLAVGGSLAFRSSLLDAERRPVTLLGDDGQPLRNRALTWSSSDSTVLRVSETGVVSAVGPGRATVYGQIGEHRDSARVSVRAP, encoded by the coding sequence ATGGCCGACTACAAAGACTTCCGACTGAGCATCGTGCGCCGAGGCGACGAGGTGTGGGTGACGTCGAGCTCGCCGGCGAGCGGAGAGAGCGAGGCCCGCCTCCGGCTCCCCGACGACCTCGACGCCTACCAGCTCACGGCGCTCCTCGCCGCCGAGCACGGCGGGACGGCGCGCGGGACCGGAGACGCCGAGCCCCGCGTCGAGCGCAGAATCGCCATAAACGCGGGGTCTTCGCCCTCTGAGGAGCGCGCCGAGCGGATCGGGAGCGAGCTGTTCGAGACCCTTTTCCCCGGCCCCATCCGCGACGCGTTCAACCGCAACTGGGGCACCGGCCGTGACAGCGGCGTCCGCATCCGGCTCCAGATCAACCTCAACGACGACGACGAGACGATCCAGCGCCTCGCCGGGCTCCCGTGGGAGCTCCTTTACCTCGACGGGACGCGGACCGCGCTCGGACGCTCGCCGCTCACCCCGGTCGTCCGCTACCTCAACGTGCCGCGCCCCTACACGACGGTCCCACTCGGAGGGACGCTCCGCGTGCTCCTCGTCGTCGCCAACCCCAGGGACACGCACGCGCTCGACCTCACGACGGAGAAGGAAGGGATCGAGCGCGTGCTTCGGTCGCTCGCGAACGTGGAGGTGGACGTGCTCGAACACGCGACGCGCGACAGCCTGCGCGATGCGCTAGACACGAAGCCGTACCACGTCCTCCACTACATGGGCCACGGCGGGTTCGAGGGCGGTACGGGCGTGCTGTTTCTGGAGGACGACGAGCGCCGCGCCGTGCCACTCTCGGGCGAACTCCTCGGCGGCACACTCAGCGCGATGCCCTCGCTCCGGCTCGTCTTCCTCAACGCCTGCGACACGGGCCGGACGAACCACGAGGCCGGGCGCGACCCGTTCGGCGGCGTTGCGGCGTCACTCGTGCTCGCGGGCGTCCCCGCCGTCGTCGCCATGCAGGTGCCGGTCTCGGACCGCGCCGCGCTCGCCTTCGCTGATAAGTTCTACGAGCAGGTCGCCCACCGGAAGCCGGTCGACGCCGCCGTTTCGCTCGGACGGCAGGCGATCTACTGGGAAGACCAGACGTCACTGGAGTGGGCCACGCCCGTCTTGTTCATGCGCGCCCCCGACGGCCACCTCTTCGACGTCGAGCCCGAGCCGGCGGAGCCCGAGCCCGTGGACGCCGCCCCGGTGCCCGTTCCCGCTGCTCCGCCTGTCGCCCGACCGCGGCGAGGGCTCGTCTGGGGCGGGGCCTTCCTCGGCGTCGCGCTCCTCGCTGCCCTCGCGTTCTTCCTCACGCGCAACGGAGAGCCGGACGACGTGCTCCCGGATGACCCCCCCATCGTCGAAGTGCCTGCTCCGACGCCGGCCGATGTCGCGGATGTCGGTCTCCAGCCTCCGCAGGCGTCTCTCGCGGTGGGCGGCTCGCTCGCGTTCCGCTCCTCGCTCCTCGACGCCGAGCGGCGGCCGGTCACGCTCCTCGGCGACGACGGGCAGCCGCTCCGCAACCGCGCGCTCACCTGGTCCTCGAGCGACTCGACGGTGCTCCGCGTCTCCGAAACCGGCGTCGTCTCAGCCGTCGGGCCGGGGCGGGCGACCGTCTACGGTCAGATCGGGGAGCACCGCGACAGCGCCCGCGTGTCCGTTCGTGCTCCCTGA
- a CDS encoding CHAT domain-containing protein — protein sequence MDYLDFEIRITPGDDGRYPVHVIDAPDAERPTATMVLPFDEGTLKSHLQNLQIALLQSKSTRRALVQPQEQLSVKDFGQVLFDTVLPDDVRACYQRSRNKAAASGKGLRLRLRIEAPDLAALPWEFLYDEAAGDFVCLSNETPIVRYLALDRPVAPIRITPPLQILGMVAAPDDKPQLNVGREKQRMSEALAGLEARGLVRLTWLEGQTWQELQRAMRQGPWHIFHFVGHGGFDPSINEGVLAFAKEDRQTGIAAGNDAPPPTRTDPLPATKIGQLLADHRDLRLVVLNACQGATASTDDIFSSTASVLIRKGIPAVVAMQYEITDRAAIEFGRGFYASVADGLPVDASVAEARKAVNFAMDYTVEWGTPVLHMRAPDGRLFDIDALAAAPPAPPPPKPAVEVVMEPEPAPRPVEARPPAPGPVRPARAAAVSPDASGRSKTFLWGAGAGIAFLLLAFIALGFWLNRGPEPAPEPEWQYIGEVTIEEVAPMALGETAYIQARLWNEAGEEIGEETVYPDWVLTWSAEPEDIVNLTYDEEGRGVYVEAWTAGTVTIAATVNYDYSFHEESPSDAIAMPITVPPSRSVDSGVPVDVTFANQSSARVDMVWVDHQGAERPYGGIEPGADITQPSFARHVWRLKEWETGLVLGTFVVAESPPEQRFTIRDAVR from the coding sequence ATGGATTACCTCGACTTCGAGATCCGCATCACACCCGGTGACGACGGGCGCTACCCCGTCCACGTCATCGACGCGCCCGACGCCGAGCGGCCGACGGCGACGATGGTGCTCCCCTTCGACGAGGGCACGCTGAAGAGCCACCTCCAGAACCTCCAGATCGCGCTCCTCCAGTCGAAGTCCACACGGCGGGCGCTCGTGCAGCCGCAGGAGCAGCTCTCGGTGAAGGACTTCGGGCAGGTCCTCTTCGACACCGTGCTCCCGGACGACGTGCGGGCGTGCTACCAGCGCAGCCGCAACAAAGCCGCCGCGAGCGGGAAGGGGCTCCGCCTCCGCCTCCGCATCGAGGCCCCCGACCTCGCTGCGCTCCCGTGGGAGTTCCTCTACGACGAAGCCGCCGGCGACTTCGTCTGCCTCTCGAACGAGACGCCGATCGTCCGCTACCTCGCGCTCGACCGGCCCGTCGCGCCGATCCGAATTACGCCCCCGCTCCAGATCCTCGGGATGGTCGCCGCCCCCGACGACAAGCCCCAGCTCAACGTCGGGCGTGAGAAGCAACGGATGAGCGAGGCACTCGCGGGGCTCGAAGCGCGGGGCCTCGTTCGGCTGACGTGGCTGGAGGGGCAGACGTGGCAGGAGCTCCAGCGGGCGATGCGGCAGGGGCCGTGGCACATCTTCCACTTCGTCGGCCACGGCGGCTTCGACCCGTCCATCAACGAGGGCGTGCTCGCGTTCGCGAAGGAGGACCGGCAGACGGGGATCGCGGCGGGGAACGACGCGCCGCCGCCGACCCGAACCGACCCGCTCCCCGCTACGAAGATCGGCCAACTCCTCGCCGACCACCGCGACCTCCGCCTCGTCGTCCTCAACGCCTGCCAGGGCGCGACGGCCAGCACCGACGACATCTTCTCCAGTACGGCGAGCGTGCTCATCCGTAAGGGCATCCCCGCCGTCGTCGCGATGCAGTACGAGATCACCGACCGCGCCGCGATCGAGTTCGGGCGCGGGTTCTACGCCTCCGTCGCCGACGGGCTGCCGGTGGACGCTTCTGTGGCCGAGGCGCGGAAGGCGGTCAACTTCGCGATGGACTACACGGTCGAGTGGGGGACACCGGTGCTCCACATGCGCGCCCCCGACGGGCGGCTCTTCGACATCGATGCGCTCGCGGCAGCACCCCCGGCCCCGCCGCCTCCTAAACCCGCTGTCGAAGTGGTCATGGAGCCCGAGCCGGCACCGCGTCCGGTAGAAGCCCGGCCCCCCGCTCCCGGCCCGGTCCGGCCCGCACGCGCTGCCGCCGTATCACCCGACGCGAGCGGGAGGAGCAAGACGTTCCTTTGGGGAGCCGGCGCTGGCATCGCCTTCCTTCTCCTCGCTTTCATAGCGTTGGGTTTCTGGCTTAATCGCGGGCCGGAGCCAGCGCCGGAGCCGGAATGGCAGTACATCGGTGAGGTCACGATCGAGGAGGTGGCGCCTATGGCTCTCGGCGAGACCGCCTACATCCAGGCACGGCTTTGGAATGAGGCCGGAGAGGAGATAGGCGAGGAGACGGTGTACCCCGATTGGGTGCTCACGTGGTCCGCCGAGCCGGAAGACATCGTGAACCTTACCTACGACGAGGAGGGGCGCGGGGTATACGTCGAGGCGTGGACGGCGGGCACCGTCACCATAGCCGCCACCGTCAACTACGATTACTCCTTCCACGAAGAATCTCCGTCCGACGCTATCGCTATGCCGATCACAGTTCCTCCATCTCGCTCCGTGGACAGCGGCGTGCCCGTAGATGTGACTTTCGCCAACCAGTCATCCGCTCGGGTGGATATGGTGTGGGTCGATCATCAAGGAGCAGAACGTCCCTACGGAGGGATAGAACCCGGGGCGGATATCACGCAGCCCTCGTTCGCGAGGCACGTATGGCGCCTGAAGGAGTGGGAGACGGGGCTCGTGCTGGGGACGTTTGTAGTGGCGGAGTCGCCGCCCGAGCAGCGGTTCACGATTCGGGACGCTGTCCGGTAG